In the genome of Euleptes europaea isolate rEulEur1 chromosome 7, rEulEur1.hap1, whole genome shotgun sequence, one region contains:
- the PREB gene encoding prolactin regulatory element-binding protein produces the protein MAPRRPPELYRAPFPLYALRVHREAGLVLIAGGGGAAKTGIKNGLHFLQLDWRGGELSASLLHAHDTETRATMTMALAGDIIAAGQDATCHILNFHLQKPSQKGGSGDCAPNKASGDEKGPRRRKAPPPSGPGSNGDTRKETNEVTVETLHRVQTDTSPDALQKAVCFSDDHTLLATGGVDGFLRVWEFPSMKKTLEFQAHKGEIEDIALSPDNKVVTVGRDFQCCVWQRDQMVTGLRWNENLPGIPDKAYRYQACRFGIVEDQAKALRLYTVQIPYKRERRPPPCYITKWDGHSFLPLLTRPCGNEVISCLSVSDTGTFLGLGTVTGSVAIFVAFSLQRLYYVREAHGIVVTAVAFLPETPELLKGNEAALLSVAVDSRCRLHRIPCRRSFPVWLVLLLCAGLLVGTVLMLQLAFPGFL, from the exons ATGGCCCCCCGGCGGCCCCCGGAGCTCTACCGGGCTCCCTTCCCCCTCTATGCCCTGCGCGTGCATCGCGAGGCTGGTCTGGTTCTCATCGCGGGTGGCGGCGGAGCTGCCAAGACCGGCATCAAGAATGGCCTG CATTTCTTGCAACTGGACTGGAGAGGAGGTGAACTGTCTGCTTCACTGTTGCATGCACACGACACAGAGACACGAGCTACGATGACCATGGCATTGGCAGGGGACATCATTGCTGCTGGGCAGGATGCCACCTGCCACATTCTGAACTTTCATCTGCAGAAACCCAGTCAGAAAGGGGGTAGTGGTGATTGTGCCCCCAATAAAGCAA GTGGTGATGAGAAGGGTCCCCGGAGGCGCAAGGCCCCCCCACCCAGTGGGCCTGGTAGCAACGGCGATACACGCAAGGAGACGAATGAAGTGACTGTGGAAACTCTGCACCGTGTCCAGACAGATACCAGCCCTGATGCCCTGCAGAAGGCTGTGTGCTTTAGTGATGACCAcaccctcctggccactggtggcgTGGATGGATTCCTACGGGTCTGGGAG TTTCCCAGCATGAAGAAAACTCTCGAGTTCCAGGCCCACAAGGGGGAGATCGAGGACATAGCACTGAGTCCTGATAATAAG GTCGTGACAGTGGGACGGGACTTCCAGTGCTGCGTGTGGCAGCGGGACCAGATGGTGACAGGGCTGCGCTGGAACGAGAACCTTCCGGGCATCCCGGATAAGGCCTACCGCTACCAGGCTTGCAG GTTTGGAATAGTGGAGGACCAAGCCAAGGCGCTGCGGCTATACACAGTGCAGATCCCCTACAAGCGGGAGCGACGACCACCCCCTTGCTACATCACCAAGTGGGACGGGCACAGCTTCCTGCCCCTGCTCACCCGGCCTTGTGGCAATGAGGTCATCTCATGCCTCTCTGTCAG TGATACTGGCACGTTCCTGGGTCTGGGCACCGTGACGGGCTCCGTTGCCATCTTTGTCGCCTTCTCCTTGCAG AGGTTGTACTATGTGCGGGAAGCGCACGGCATCGTGGTCACAGCTGTGGCCTTCCTGCCCGAAACCCCTGAGCTGCTGAAGGGCAACGAGGCGGCCCTGCTGAGTGTGGCCGTGGACAGCCGCTGCCGTCTGCACCGGATCCCCTGCCGGC GGAGTTTCCCGGTATGGCTGGTGCTGCTCTTGTGCGCTGGACTGTTGGTAGGCACAGTCCTGATGCTACAGCTGGCCTTCCCAGGCTtcctctag
- the SLC5A6 gene encoding sodium-dependent multivitamin transporter, with product MKFGVTDYAIFVLLLVLSAGIGLFYALSGGKQRTVQEFLLANRSMTFLPVALSLLATFQSAVAILGVPSEIYRFGTEYWFLGCSYFLGLLITAHIFIPIFYRLRLTSAYEYLELRFNKVVRVCGTVTFIFQMVIYMGVVLYAPALALNAVTHFDLWVGVLAVGCVCILYTTLGGLKAVIWTDVFQTFVMFAGQVAVIVVGTIKVGGMGRVWQVASEHGKVSGIDLNPDPYERHTFWSLAFGGVFMMLSLFGVNQAQVQRYLSSRTEQQAVLSCYVVFPCQQIVLCLGCLTGLVMFAYYQEHPLTPEQRNASSDQMVLYFVMDVLHEMPGLPGLFVACLFSGSLSTISSAFSSLAAVTMEDLIRPYVANISERRATLYSKLLALGYGLICLGMAYVSSMMGSVLQAAFSIFGMVGGPLLGVFCLGMFFPCANSVGAVVGLMAGLAMAFWVGIGSFLANVQAQPPLPNGTGIPSLDGNFTTAVMTTLLTSATTPQRLTGLKKFYNLSYMWYSAHNSTTVIVVGLLVSLLTGPMHGEAVNPRTIFPVLPRLFCCLPPKYRDKLRCGVRDIAEDGSCSDPASLVMEKTSNGLPNGRTEGLPPGSDTDEVETDEGFARAGGAHAYILRETAL from the exons ATGAAGTTTGGCGTGACAGACTATGCCATTTTTGTGCTGCTGTTGGTGCTCTCAGCAGGCATTGGGCTCTTCTATGCACTTAGCGGTGGGAAGCAGCGCACAGTCCAGGAGTTCCTGCTGGCCAATCGAAGCATGACCTTCTTGCCCGTGGCGCTGTCCTTACTTGCCACGTTCCAATCTGCCGTGGCCATTCTAGGTGTCCCCTCCGAGATCTATCGCTTTGGTACCGAGTACTGGTTCCTTGGATGCTCATACTTTCTGGGGCTCCTTATCACAGCTCATATCTTCATCCCTATCTTCTACCGCCTGCGCCTAACCAGCGCGTACGAG tacctggagCTGCGCTTCAACAAGGTAGTGAGGGTATGTGGAACAGTCACCTTCATCTTCCAGATG GTGATCTACATGGGCGTTGTTCTCTATGCCCCAGCACTGGCACTTAATGCAG TGACCCATTTTGACCTGTGGGTTGGAGTCCTTGCTGTTGGCTGTGTCTGCATCCTCTACACCACCCTG GGTGGTCTCAAAGCTGTGATCTGGACAGACGTGTTCCAGACATTTGTCATGTTCGCGGGACAAGTGGCCGTGATTGTGGTCGGCACCATCAAAGTGGGCGGCATGGGCCGTGTCTGGCAGGTGGCATCTGAGCATGGCAAAGTGTCAGGCATTGA cctGAATCCCGATCCTTATGAACGTCACACCTTCTGGAGTCTGGCCTTTGGAGGAGTCTTCATGATGCTTTCTCTCTTTGGGGTGAACCAGGCCCAAGTCCAGCGGTACTTGAGTTCCCGCACAGAGCAGCAGGCTGTGCT CTCCTGCTATGTCGTATTCCCCTGCCAGCAGATCGTGCTCTGTCTTGGCTGCCTCACCGGCTTGGTCATGTTCGCTTACTACCAGGAGCACCCCTTGACGCCGGAGCAGAGGAACGCCTCGTCTGATCAG ATGGTCCTCTACTTTGTCATGGACGTGCTGCATGAAATGCCTGGCCTCCCTGGTCTCTTTGTGGCTTGCCTCTTCAGCGGCTCTCTCAG CACCATTTCCTCGGCCTTCAGCTCGCTTGCAGCCGTGACGATGGAGGACCTCATCCGCCCTTACGTGGCCAACATCTCCGAGCGACGTGCCACGCTCTACTCCAAGTTGTTAG ctCTGGGCTATGGACTCATCTGTCTGGGCATGGCTTACGTCTCATCCATGATGGGTTCAGTGCTGCAG gctgCTTTCAGCATCTTCGGCATGGTGGGGGGGCCACTCCTGGGAGTCTTCTGCCTCGGCATGTTCTTTCCTTGTGCCAACTCTGTG GGTGCCGTAGTTGGGTTGATGGCTGGGCTCGCCATGGCCTTCTGGGTCGGCATTGGAAGCTTCCTGGCCAACGTTCAGGCCCAGCCTCCTTTGCCCAATGGGACCGGAATCCCTTCACTTGATGGGAACTTCACTACAGCTGTCATGACAACGCTGCTGACCTCGGCAACGACCCCACAGAG GCTCACAGGACTGAAGAAGTTCTACAACTTGTCATACATGTGGTACAGTGCGCACAACTCCACCACCGTTATTGTTGTGGGACTCCTGGTTAGCCTGCTCACGG GCCCCATGCATGGTGAAGCTGTAAACCCCCGCACTATTTTTCCAGTTCTGCCACGCCTATTTTGCTGCCTGCCTCCAAAGTACCGTGATAAGCTGCGCTGTGGGGTCCGTGACATTGCAGAG GACGGAAGCTGCTCAgacccagcatctctagttatgGAGAAAACCAGCAATGGGCTGCCAAACGGACGGACGGAGGGCCTGCCCCCAGGGAGTGACACAGATGAAGTGGAAACGGATGAAGGATTTGCCCGGGCGGGTGGGGCTCACGCCTACATCCTGCGGGAGACGGCCCTCTGA